From a region of the Mycobacteroides saopaulense genome:
- the cysD gene encoding sulfate adenylyltransferase subunit CysD: MPTSPDVLRPSGSSPAESYELSHLNALEAEAVYIFREVAATFERPVLLFSGGKDSVVMLHVAAKAFWPSPLPFPVMHIDTGHNFDEVIAFRDETVARYNLRLEVGSVQDDIDSGAVVEETGPGATRNRLQTATLLRSITEHRFDAVFGGARRDEEKARAKERVFSFRDEFGQWDPRAQRPELWNIYNGRHRKGEHIRVFPLSNWTELDIWQYIESENIALPTLYYAHKRNVVERDGMLLADTRFLTLLPGEELVEKSVRFRTIGDATCTGAVESVASTPSAVVEEVAATRITERGATRADDRISEAGMEDRKKEGYF, translated from the coding sequence ATGCCGACATCGCCCGATGTTCTTCGCCCAAGCGGCTCATCACCAGCCGAGTCATACGAGTTATCGCACTTGAACGCCCTGGAAGCCGAGGCGGTTTACATATTCCGAGAGGTGGCGGCAACCTTCGAAAGGCCGGTGCTGCTGTTCTCCGGCGGCAAGGACTCCGTGGTCATGCTGCACGTCGCGGCCAAGGCGTTCTGGCCATCGCCGCTGCCCTTCCCCGTCATGCACATCGACACCGGACACAACTTCGACGAGGTCATCGCCTTTCGCGACGAGACGGTCGCTCGCTACAACCTGCGGCTGGAAGTCGGCAGCGTGCAGGACGACATCGACTCGGGTGCGGTCGTCGAGGAGACGGGACCCGGCGCCACCCGTAACCGACTGCAGACCGCCACCCTGTTGCGCAGCATCACCGAACACCGTTTCGACGCGGTGTTCGGTGGCGCGCGCCGCGACGAGGAGAAGGCCCGCGCCAAGGAACGGGTGTTCAGCTTCCGCGATGAATTCGGTCAGTGGGATCCCCGCGCACAGCGCCCCGAGCTCTGGAACATCTACAACGGCCGTCACCGCAAGGGCGAGCACATTCGCGTGTTCCCGCTGTCCAACTGGACCGAGTTGGACATCTGGCAGTACATCGAATCGGAGAACATCGCCTTACCGACGCTGTACTACGCGCACAAGCGCAATGTGGTGGAACGCGACGGAATGCTGTTGGCGGACACCAGGTTCCTCACCCTGCTACCGGGTGAGGAACTCGTGGAGAAGTCGGTTCGGTTCCGCACCATCGGCGATGCCACCTGCACGGGTGCCGTCGAATCTGTCGCATCGACTCCCAGCGCGGTGGTGGAAGAGGTTGCCGCCACTCGCATCACCGAGCGGGGAGCCACCCGCGCCGACGACCGGATCTCCGAGGCCGGCATGGAAGACCGTAAGAAAGAGGGCTACTTCTGA
- the cysC gene encoding adenylyl-sulfate kinase, translating into MSASTTETAEPTQELIRIATAGSVDDGKSTLIGRLLYDSKSIFADQLAAVEASSRAKGETQTNLALLTDGLRAEREQGITIDVAHRYFSTPARKFIIADTPGHEQYTRNMVTGASTADLAIILVDARNGLTQQTRRHAFITSLLGVEHVVLCINKMDLVDWSPQRFDEIKEEFRRFATKLELHDLTVIPVSALLGDNIVTRSTNTPWYEGPSLLHHIEQVHISSDRNLIDARFPIQYVIRPQGGAAAPGAEQITDLHDFRAVAGTVASGVFKPGDEIVALPSGFTSTVSAIWGPGGSVVDEAFAGSAVSVQLADQLDLGRGDMLCRPNNRPLVGAQIDAMVCWFTDVSTLSEGSRFVMQHANSTVKAAIAGLDYRLDVNSLHRDQEAKELKLNEIGRVQLRLQRPIMFDPYRRNRTTGSFILVDEATNNTVAAGMISGPTLHQSKVVWHSSAVSRDERSTKGGTIWITGLSASGKSTVAVELERRLVAMGIPAYRLDGDNLRHGLNADLGFSAADRAENVRRVGAVAQILSDSGVVAVAALISPYRADRDKIRAQHEKAGLPFVEVFVDTPVEVCEQRDPKGMYAKARAGEISDFTGVNAPYEAPEKAELVLRPEEGNPEQQAAAILDYWLAV; encoded by the coding sequence ATGAGCGCATCGACCACCGAGACCGCCGAACCCACGCAGGAGCTCATCCGCATCGCCACCGCCGGTAGCGTCGACGACGGCAAGTCCACCCTCATCGGCCGCCTGCTCTACGACTCGAAGTCGATCTTCGCCGATCAGCTGGCCGCGGTCGAAGCCAGCAGCAGGGCCAAGGGCGAAACGCAGACCAACCTGGCCCTGCTGACCGACGGCCTGCGCGCCGAACGCGAACAGGGCATCACCATCGACGTGGCGCATCGCTACTTCTCCACGCCCGCACGCAAATTCATCATCGCCGACACACCGGGGCACGAGCAATACACCCGCAACATGGTCACCGGCGCCTCCACGGCAGACCTGGCGATCATTCTTGTGGATGCCCGCAACGGCCTGACCCAACAGACGCGCCGGCACGCATTCATCACCTCACTGCTCGGGGTCGAGCACGTGGTGCTGTGTATCAACAAGATGGACCTGGTCGACTGGTCACCTCAGCGATTCGACGAAATCAAGGAGGAGTTCCGGCGGTTCGCAACCAAGCTGGAACTGCACGACCTCACCGTGATTCCGGTGTCAGCGCTCCTCGGCGACAACATCGTCACCCGGTCAACCAACACTCCGTGGTACGAGGGTCCGTCACTGCTGCACCACATCGAGCAGGTGCACATTTCGTCGGACCGCAACCTGATCGACGCGCGCTTCCCCATCCAATACGTCATTCGCCCACAGGGCGGTGCGGCGGCCCCCGGCGCCGAGCAGATCACGGATCTGCACGATTTCCGTGCGGTCGCCGGAACCGTCGCCAGTGGCGTGTTCAAACCCGGTGACGAGATCGTCGCGCTGCCGTCTGGTTTCACCTCAACGGTCTCCGCGATCTGGGGCCCGGGTGGTTCCGTTGTGGACGAAGCCTTCGCCGGGAGTGCGGTGAGCGTGCAACTGGCCGACCAGCTGGATCTGGGCCGCGGTGACATGTTGTGCCGCCCGAACAACCGGCCGCTGGTCGGTGCGCAGATAGATGCCATGGTGTGCTGGTTCACCGACGTGTCCACCCTCTCCGAGGGGTCACGGTTCGTGATGCAGCACGCGAACTCGACGGTGAAGGCGGCCATCGCCGGGCTCGACTACCGCCTGGATGTGAACAGCCTGCACCGCGATCAGGAGGCAAAGGAACTCAAGCTCAACGAGATCGGGCGCGTACAGCTGCGACTGCAGCGTCCGATCATGTTCGATCCCTACCGACGCAACCGGACCACGGGCAGCTTCATCCTGGTCGACGAGGCCACCAACAACACCGTCGCGGCGGGCATGATTTCCGGTCCGACGCTGCACCAATCCAAGGTGGTCTGGCACTCGTCGGCGGTTTCTCGCGACGAGCGCTCCACCAAGGGCGGAACGATCTGGATCACTGGGCTCTCTGCCTCCGGAAAGTCCACGGTGGCTGTCGAATTGGAGCGCCGACTAGTGGCGATGGGGATCCCCGCCTACCGACTGGACGGCGACAATCTGCGCCACGGCCTCAATGCCGACCTCGGCTTTTCGGCGGCCGACCGAGCGGAGAACGTGCGCCGTGTCGGTGCCGTCGCCCAGATCCTTTCCGACTCAGGCGTTGTCGCGGTAGCCGCGCTCATCAGCCCATATCGCGCCGATCGAGACAAGATCCGTGCCCAGCATGAAAAGGCCGGGCTCCCGTTCGTCGAGGTGTTCGTCGACACCCCGGTCGAGGTCTGCGAGCAGCGCGATCCGAAAGGCATGTACGCCAAGGCCCGTGCCGGTGAGATCAGTGACTTCACCGGGGTCAACGCACCGTATGAGGCACCCGAAAAGGCCGAGCTGGTACTGCGCCCCGAAGAAGGAAACCCGGAACAGCAGGCCGCGGCGATCCTGGATTACTGGCTAGCGGTCTAA
- a CDS encoding glutamate--cysteine ligase: MARPIEFRGSPRPTLGVEWEFALVDAQTRDLTNEASAVLAAIGETPHVHKELLRNTIEVVTGICGTVPEAMQDLQATLATVRPTVQSMGMELFCAGTHPFARWSAQQLTDAPRYDELIARTQWWGRQMLIWGVHVHVGISSKHKVMPIVTSMLNYYPHLLALSASSPMWEGQDTGYASNRAMMFQQLPTAGLPFHFQTWEQFEGFVDDQMKTGIIDQLNEIRWDIRPSPALGTVEVRIFDGISNVAELEALVALTHCLVVDLDRKLEAGESLPTMPPWHVQENKWRSARYGLDAVIILDEDSNERLVTEDLDDLLTRLQPIARLLECERELAAVEQIYRHGGSYQRQRRVAEEHDGDLGAVVDSVVNELEPVR, translated from the coding sequence GTGGCCCGTCCGATTGAATTTCGCGGGTCACCGCGACCCACGCTGGGGGTTGAGTGGGAATTCGCGCTCGTCGACGCCCAAACCCGGGATCTCACCAATGAGGCCTCCGCGGTGCTGGCGGCCATCGGCGAGACCCCGCACGTGCACAAAGAGCTGCTGCGTAACACCATCGAGGTGGTGACCGGCATCTGCGGGACGGTTCCCGAGGCGATGCAAGATCTCCAGGCGACGTTGGCCACCGTGCGGCCGACCGTGCAATCGATGGGCATGGAGCTGTTTTGTGCCGGTACGCATCCCTTCGCCCGCTGGTCGGCCCAACAGCTCACCGATGCGCCGCGTTACGACGAGCTGATCGCCCGCACCCAGTGGTGGGGACGGCAGATGCTGATCTGGGGCGTGCACGTGCACGTCGGTATCTCCTCCAAGCACAAGGTGATGCCGATCGTCACATCGATGCTCAACTATTACCCGCACCTGTTGGCGCTGTCTGCCTCCTCACCGATGTGGGAGGGACAGGACACCGGATACGCCAGTAACCGGGCCATGATGTTTCAGCAGCTGCCCACCGCGGGGCTGCCCTTTCACTTTCAAACCTGGGAGCAGTTCGAGGGCTTCGTCGACGATCAGATGAAGACCGGAATCATCGATCAGCTCAACGAGATCCGTTGGGATATCAGGCCTTCACCGGCACTGGGCACGGTCGAGGTGCGGATCTTCGACGGGATATCCAATGTCGCCGAACTAGAGGCGCTGGTAGCGCTCACCCACTGCCTGGTGGTGGATCTGGATCGCAAGCTGGAGGCGGGGGAGTCACTGCCCACCATGCCGCCCTGGCATGTGCAGGAAAACAAGTGGCGCAGTGCGCGTTACGGTCTCGATGCCGTCATCATTCTGGACGAGGACAGCAACGAGCGTTTGGTGACCGAGGACCTCGACGATCTACTGACCCGGCTGCAGCCCATCGCACGGCTGCTGGAATGCGAGAGGGAGCTGGCCGCGGTGGAGCAGATCTACCGGCACGGCGGGTCTTACCAGCGTCAGCGGCGCGTGGCAGAAGAGCACGACGGCGATCTGGGTGCGGTCGTGGACTCGGTGGTCAACGAATTGGAGCCCGTGCGTTAG
- the sodC gene encoding superoxide dismutase[Cu-Zn]: MMRPMVKPAVLATGTLAAVALSLSGCSPDQPASTTPGTTPPVWTGSTAPSTAGEHGGHGGGEQPIPSGEKLNATLKLADGTPVAKAEFVFQDGFATITVKTTENGKLTPGFHGLHIHSFKKCEPNSTAPTGGTPGDFLSAGGHFNVPGYTGHPSSGDLVSLNILKDGSGELVTTADSFTKDDLTAGNGTAIIIHEKADNFANVPPERYTQANGTAGPDDTTKATGDAGKRVACGLIDAG, translated from the coding sequence ATGATGAGGCCCATGGTTAAGCCCGCCGTTCTCGCCACCGGAACCCTTGCTGCCGTTGCCTTGTCCCTGAGCGGATGCTCGCCGGATCAGCCCGCCAGCACCACGCCGGGCACCACGCCGCCGGTGTGGACTGGTTCCACCGCGCCGTCGACGGCGGGCGAACATGGCGGCCACGGCGGCGGCGAGCAGCCGATCCCGTCCGGCGAGAAACTCAACGCCACGCTCAAGCTGGCCGACGGCACCCCGGTGGCCAAGGCCGAGTTCGTGTTCCAGGACGGCTTCGCCACCATCACCGTGAAGACCACCGAGAACGGCAAGCTCACTCCCGGATTCCACGGGCTGCACATCCACTCCTTCAAGAAGTGCGAACCCAACTCCACCGCGCCGACCGGTGGCACCCCGGGCGATTTCCTGTCCGCGGGCGGGCACTTCAACGTTCCCGGGTACACCGGGCATCCCTCCAGCGGAGACCTGGTGTCGCTGAACATCCTCAAGGATGGCTCTGGCGAGCTGGTTACCACCGCGGACTCGTTCACCAAGGATGATCTGACAGCCGGCAACGGCACCGCCATCATCATCCACGAAAAGGCGGACAACTTCGCCAACGTTCCGCCGGAGCGGTACACCCAGGCCAACGGCACCGCGGGTCCCGACGACACCACCAAGGCGACGGGCGACGCGGGCAAGCGCGTGGCCTGCGGTCTCATCGACGCGGGCTAG
- a CDS encoding LytR C-terminal domain-containing protein, which produces MNERVPDSHGLPLRAMVMVLLFLGVIFLLVGFNALGSDKSASSDSTSTSVSAAAAPKSTTPPPAPKPEVRVYNTTSVPDLARGAADQVAAAGWKVAEVGNLPMPDVNVTTVFFGKTAGEEEAAHEIAKVLGVQAAPRAPELVEQPPGVVVAVAI; this is translated from the coding sequence ATGAACGAACGCGTACCCGATTCTCATGGCCTCCCGCTGCGCGCCATGGTGATGGTGCTGCTGTTTCTCGGAGTGATCTTCCTGCTCGTCGGGTTCAACGCCCTGGGGTCCGACAAGTCTGCGTCATCCGACTCGACGTCCACATCGGTCAGCGCCGCCGCAGCCCCCAAGTCGACGACCCCGCCTCCGGCTCCCAAGCCCGAGGTGCGCGTCTACAACACCACCTCGGTGCCCGATCTCGCCCGCGGTGCCGCCGACCAGGTCGCGGCCGCAGGATGGAAGGTCGCCGAGGTAGGCAACCTGCCCATGCCCGATGTGAATGTGACGACCGTCTTCTTCGGCAAGACCGCCGGAGAAGAGGAAGCCGCCCACGAAATCGCCAAGGTGCTCGGCGTTCAGGCCGCGCCACGTGCACCCGAGCTCGTCGAACAGCCTCCGGGTGTCGTCGTCGCCGTCGCCATCTGA
- a CDS encoding DUF3263 domain-containing protein encodes MDGAQARAEQSKAANAGEDSPAVGSDGVEIAAGLSRREHDILAFERQWWKYAGSKEDAIKELFGMSATRYYQVLNALVDRHEALAADPMLVKRLRRLRASRQKARAARRLGFEVT; translated from the coding sequence ATGGACGGCGCCCAGGCGCGAGCTGAGCAGTCAAAGGCTGCGAACGCTGGTGAGGATTCGCCTGCCGTCGGCTCGGACGGAGTCGAGATCGCCGCTGGCCTGAGCCGGCGCGAGCACGACATCCTGGCCTTCGAACGGCAGTGGTGGAAGTACGCGGGCTCCAAGGAAGACGCCATCAAGGAACTCTTCGGCATGTCGGCCACCCGCTATTACCAGGTGCTGAATGCCCTGGTGGATCGTCACGAGGCCCTGGCCGCGGACCCGATGCTCGTCAAGAGGCTGCGCAGACTGCGCGCCAGCCGTCAGAAGGCTCGGGCGGCACGCCGCCTGGGGTTTGAGGTCACGTAG
- a CDS encoding peptide deformylase → MAIVPIRIVGDPVLHTPTEPVPIGPDGSLPADLPELIANMYETMDAANGVGLAANQIGVPLRLFVYDCADTRGGGTRHRGVVINPVLETSAIPETMPDPDDDEEGCLSVPGESFPTGRADWARVTGLDADGKEITLEGHDLFARMLQHETGHLDGFLYIDTLIGRNARAAKRAVKSNGWGVPGLSWTPGQVADPFGH, encoded by the coding sequence ATGGCTATTGTTCCCATCCGCATTGTCGGCGACCCGGTGTTGCATACGCCCACCGAGCCCGTTCCGATCGGTCCCGACGGTTCGCTGCCCGCCGATCTGCCCGAGCTGATCGCGAACATGTACGAGACCATGGACGCCGCCAACGGCGTAGGGCTCGCCGCCAACCAGATCGGCGTGCCGCTGCGTCTGTTCGTCTACGACTGCGCCGACACCCGCGGCGGCGGGACCCGCCATCGTGGTGTGGTGATCAACCCGGTCCTGGAAACCTCCGCGATCCCCGAGACGATGCCCGACCCGGATGACGACGAGGAGGGGTGCCTCTCGGTACCCGGCGAGTCCTTCCCCACCGGACGTGCGGACTGGGCACGCGTCACCGGTCTGGACGCCGACGGTAAAGAGATCACCCTCGAGGGCCACGACCTGTTCGCGCGCATGCTGCAGCACGAGACCGGGCACCTCGACGGATTCCTCTATATAGACACCCTGATCGGGCGCAATGCCCGCGCCGCCAAGCGTGCCGTCAAATCCAACGGCTGGGGCGTGCCCGGATTGAGTTGGACACCAGGGCAAGTCGCCGATCCGTTCGGGCACTGA
- a CDS encoding N-acetylglutamate synthase, CG3035 family, protein MPLPDIGTRVAIRSRRPAGSVPPFTDTVGELLATGPVVQVLHKSGAVVDIPADEIVSVRALPPVPVLNRDIRSAQRAAAFAWPGIEHAWVDGWFVRAAGGHTHRGNSAVPLEHSASPGSLGEIIRWYAERRLPALVCLPDRLVHPPDELATSDETVMMVRDLAPAPSASLPATPSTDWLALHGDHHPLVVPVLTAVVDGALGFASVSLDGTVAAIARGAVTAGWLGISAVRVADAYRRRGLARQVCQVLLDWGAGHGAARAYVQVRVENGAALALYPTLGFAEQHRYRYAHINAVGHEK, encoded by the coding sequence GTGCCCCTTCCTGACATCGGGACGCGGGTCGCCATCCGCAGCCGACGGCCTGCCGGTTCGGTACCCCCCTTCACCGACACCGTCGGCGAGCTGTTGGCGACGGGGCCGGTAGTGCAGGTACTACACAAATCCGGTGCGGTGGTGGATATTCCAGCCGACGAGATCGTCTCGGTGCGGGCGTTACCGCCGGTTCCCGTGCTCAATCGGGACATCCGATCGGCGCAACGGGCCGCGGCTTTCGCGTGGCCGGGTATCGAACACGCATGGGTGGACGGATGGTTCGTCCGGGCCGCGGGCGGACACACGCATAGGGGCAATTCAGCTGTACCACTGGAGCATTCGGCATCACCGGGCTCACTCGGCGAGATAATACGGTGGTATGCAGAGCGACGGCTGCCCGCCTTGGTGTGCCTGCCCGATCGCCTGGTGCACCCACCCGACGAATTGGCCACGAGTGACGAGACCGTGATGATGGTGCGGGATCTGGCCCCCGCACCATCCGCGTCGTTGCCCGCCACGCCCTCGACGGATTGGCTTGCCCTGCATGGGGATCACCATCCCCTGGTGGTGCCGGTGCTCACGGCGGTGGTGGACGGCGCGCTGGGATTCGCTTCGGTCTCCCTCGACGGAACCGTCGCGGCCATCGCGCGGGGCGCCGTCACCGCGGGCTGGCTCGGGATCTCGGCGGTGCGTGTGGCCGATGCCTATCGGCGGCGCGGGCTGGCGCGGCAGGTATGCCAGGTGCTGCTGGACTGGGGCGCCGGACACGGCGCGGCCCGTGCATACGTCCAGGTGCGCGTCGAGAACGGTGCCGCACTGGCGCTCTATCCGACGCTGGGTTTCGCCGAGCAACACCGCTATCGGTATGCGCACATCAACGCTGTCGGGCATGAAAAGTAG
- a CDS encoding exodeoxyribonuclease III, with amino-acid sequence MRLATWNVNSIRARADRVISWLERSGTDVLAMQETKCSDKQFPMQAFTDAGYEVAHVGLSQWNGVAIASRVGLDDVTVGFEGQPGWSSSEDVAEAAEARALGATCNGVRVWSLYVPNGRTLEDPHYQYKLRWLSALRDEAAGWLAADPSAQVALVGDWNIAPTDDDIWSVEAYQGSTHVSEPERTAFTAMNDAGFADVVRPFTPGPGVYTYWDYTQLSFPKKRGMRIDFVLGSPEFAKRVGDAHIDREERKGKGASDHAPVVVDLD; translated from the coding sequence ATGCGATTGGCCACCTGGAATGTGAACTCGATCCGTGCCCGTGCCGACCGGGTGATCTCCTGGCTGGAGCGCTCCGGCACCGACGTGCTTGCCATGCAGGAGACCAAGTGCTCTGACAAGCAGTTCCCCATGCAGGCATTCACCGATGCCGGGTACGAGGTGGCGCATGTCGGGTTGAGCCAGTGGAACGGGGTGGCCATCGCCTCGCGGGTGGGGCTCGATGATGTGACCGTCGGATTCGAGGGGCAGCCCGGATGGTCGTCGAGTGAGGATGTCGCGGAAGCCGCCGAGGCCCGCGCGCTGGGCGCCACCTGCAATGGGGTGCGGGTGTGGAGCCTGTACGTCCCCAACGGCCGAACCCTGGAGGATCCGCACTATCAGTACAAACTGCGGTGGCTCTCGGCATTGCGCGACGAGGCTGCCGGCTGGCTCGCAGCCGATCCCTCGGCACAGGTGGCACTGGTGGGCGACTGGAACATCGCTCCCACCGACGACGACATCTGGAGCGTGGAGGCATACCAGGGCAGCACCCATGTCTCCGAGCCCGAGCGCACCGCGTTCACGGCGATGAACGACGCCGGATTCGCCGACGTGGTGCGGCCATTCACTCCCGGCCCCGGCGTGTACACCTACTGGGATTACACCCAGCTGAGCTTCCCCAAGAAGCGCGGCATGCGCATCGACTTCGTGCTCGGCTCGCCGGAATTCGCCAAGCGGGTGGGTGACGCCCATATCGACCGCGAGGAGCGCAAGGGTAAGGGCGCGAGCGACCACGCCCCCGTGGTCGTCGACCTGGACTGA
- a CDS encoding DUF7373 family lipoprotein, which translates to MMRRFHALAIALTLVMTACTSPPDDIEIVTNGETPMGPTPSTTTTTTKARPTVPLPPPTGNIGDVKLRPLFYEAIRLSSSIVAPTIVDSRFNGPGWPTLLYRRDKAEELLDYGYVTGVSISREPATPNNDATALLGATVRVFKDDPSAAAAAEALFSLRNQKDPGDTKRVETLEIPGFPEAKAYATHKNYGQAVYAEAVAYLQRGPLVVRVDVSQQPDAEGAEILARYLTRQLQELEHFTPTPIDQLSTLTSPFDPDGSLLKLVTDKTSFSPSGSGAVFDAHGAALFHTDIPAWLETYRETGVERFIVEDSSRVTRAGDETGAQRLLDALWSELMARKDYGPLNAPSTVPNAECRQYTSGTDDDPLLTCLFQQGRYVAWVQGAVSVIGQRVQDQRNRLG; encoded by the coding sequence ATGATGCGCCGGTTCCACGCATTGGCGATCGCTCTGACGCTCGTCATGACCGCCTGTACGTCACCGCCCGACGACATCGAGATCGTGACCAACGGGGAAACACCGATGGGGCCGACGCCGTCGACCACCACCACGACGACAAAAGCGCGGCCCACGGTTCCACTGCCGCCTCCGACCGGCAACATCGGAGACGTCAAGCTGCGGCCACTTTTTTACGAAGCAATCCGGCTCTCCAGCTCGATTGTGGCGCCGACGATCGTCGACAGCCGGTTCAACGGCCCGGGTTGGCCGACTCTGCTCTATCGGCGGGACAAGGCCGAGGAACTGCTCGACTACGGATACGTGACCGGGGTGAGCATCTCGCGCGAGCCGGCCACTCCGAACAACGATGCCACCGCGCTGCTAGGAGCTACCGTCCGAGTCTTCAAAGACGACCCCTCCGCGGCAGCCGCAGCGGAGGCCCTGTTCAGCCTTCGCAACCAAAAGGACCCTGGAGACACCAAACGCGTAGAAACCCTGGAGATTCCGGGCTTTCCGGAAGCCAAGGCGTATGCCACACACAAGAACTACGGCCAGGCTGTCTACGCGGAGGCCGTGGCCTATCTGCAACGCGGCCCACTCGTGGTGCGGGTGGACGTCAGCCAGCAACCCGACGCCGAGGGCGCCGAAATCCTGGCCCGCTACCTCACCCGGCAACTCCAGGAGCTGGAACACTTCACGCCCACTCCGATTGACCAATTGAGTACCCTCACATCACCTTTCGACCCCGATGGATCGCTACTCAAGCTCGTCACCGACAAGACCTCATTCAGCCCAAGTGGATCCGGCGCCGTCTTCGACGCGCACGGTGCGGCGCTGTTTCACACCGACATCCCGGCGTGGCTTGAGACTTATCGCGAGACCGGCGTAGAGAGGTTCATCGTCGAAGACAGCAGTCGAGTGACACGCGCCGGAGATGAGACCGGCGCCCAACGTCTACTGGATGCACTGTGGTCAGAGTTAATGGCCAGGAAGGACTACGGGCCGCTGAACGCGCCGTCCACCGTGCCGAACGCGGAATGCCGTCAGTACACATCGGGGACGGATGACGACCCGCTCTTGACATGCCTATTCCAGCAGGGGCGGTACGTCGCGTGGGTGCAGGGAGCAGTGTCGGTGATCGGCCAGCGGGTCCAGGATCAGCGGAACCGACTCGGCTAA